The following are from one region of the Candidatus Edwardsbacteria bacterium genome:
- a CDS encoding tetratricopeptide repeat protein, which yields MSDYYSLLGVRREASTSEITATYRNILREKFQEAGYSFLFSDVTQAYRTLSNPQKRKDYDLLLQKVVGRYIVQNPDNPTPADKKYQSGLNAIEQKRFQAAVDFFTQAIKIDPEKSHFYSQLGLALGMFNGRLAEAERYCKKAIELEPDNPELCYNLGFLYQRHNLVDAAQQAFLQAQQAEQDRWGTVFNPGNAVIELQWTEDEEKPAKGPEPNEDELPGDTAADKPAEAPELANDEPPETTEPAPADLSAAAPAQEDELRPAGGAEELSEVSEPGQEAEPIEPLGAAPEKATEDKITDDFEEPIILNDGPPMKTADTESWTEEIKPGKTPENITSQTPAVSPKKSSAEPKITIEPIQAQAPESGDQVSMAQIIDDDQEYPSPSEADAPGILAEIGMEPAGPEAGFQNDLEIASNAVDDAGPDRETLTEPGSAEPGVPGEESSQAEDQVDYGMVVDAVSPQAEPARDSDRDDALLRDLASLEAELAGVDASSGIGSGDNGLLMEMKGHREVGQSPSTDAAASDKPWLPYQEINEPESTSLDDLEDEALNLLRELGLNPSEYIPEDGVKANPNRSEEEAEPADTVEQSEPGDSEAEAEPDHSDLEELKRIEEMERKMAEELDRLKQEREKLKKRKKKK from the coding sequence ATGAGCGACTATTATTCACTGCTGGGCGTCCGTCGGGAAGCCAGCACCTCTGAGATCACGGCAACCTACCGGAACATCCTGAGGGAAAAATTTCAGGAAGCGGGATATAGTTTCCTTTTTTCCGATGTCACCCAGGCCTACCGCACCCTGTCCAACCCTCAAAAGCGCAAGGACTATGACCTGCTGCTGCAAAAGGTGGTGGGCAGATACATAGTGCAGAATCCCGACAATCCCACACCGGCCGACAAGAAATACCAATCCGGGCTGAATGCCATAGAACAAAAGAGGTTCCAGGCAGCGGTTGATTTTTTCACCCAGGCCATAAAAATCGACCCAGAGAAGAGTCATTTTTACAGCCAGCTGGGACTGGCCCTGGGGATGTTCAATGGCCGGCTGGCCGAGGCCGAAAGATACTGCAAAAAGGCCATAGAACTTGAACCCGACAATCCGGAGCTGTGCTACAATTTGGGTTTTCTCTACCAGAGGCACAATCTGGTGGATGCCGCACAACAGGCCTTTCTGCAGGCCCAGCAGGCCGAGCAGGATCGATGGGGGACCGTCTTTAACCCAGGCAACGCTGTGATCGAACTGCAGTGGACCGAAGATGAGGAGAAGCCGGCAAAAGGACCGGAGCCCAACGAAGATGAATTGCCGGGAGATACCGCAGCCGATAAACCGGCCGAGGCGCCGGAATTAGCAAATGACGAGCCGCCGGAAACAACCGAACCTGCGCCCGCCGACCTGTCCGCTGCAGCGCCAGCGCAGGAGGATGAGCTTAGACCAGCCGGCGGGGCTGAAGAACTGTCGGAAGTGTCAGAGCCAGGCCAAGAGGCTGAACCCATCGAACCGCTGGGGGCTGCCCCGGAAAAGGCCACTGAAGATAAAATAACCGACGATTTTGAGGAACCGATCATACTCAATGACGGGCCTCCGATGAAAACGGCAGATACCGAATCATGGACTGAAGAAATAAAACCTGGGAAAACCCCGGAAAACATAACATCCCAAACCCCGGCTGTCAGCCCGAAAAAGAGCTCAGCAGAACCGAAAATAACCATTGAGCCAATTCAAGCCCAAGCGCCTGAATCAGGGGATCAGGTCAGCATGGCCCAGATAATAGACGACGACCAGGAGTATCCGTCCCCTTCAGAGGCGGATGCTCCTGGAATCCTAGCAGAGATCGGAATGGAACCCGCCGGTCCAGAAGCTGGATTCCAAAACGATTTGGAGATAGCCTCCAATGCAGTCGATGATGCCGGCCCGGATAGGGAAACCTTAACAGAGCCTGGTTCGGCGGAACCCGGAGTGCCTGGAGAGGAATCCTCACAGGCAGAGGATCAGGTCGATTACGGGATGGTGGTGGACGCTGTTTCACCCCAAGCCGAGCCGGCAAGGGATTCTGATCGGGATGACGCCCTGCTCAGGGACCTGGCCTCGCTGGAGGCAGAACTGGCCGGGGTGGATGCTTCCTCCGGCATCGGCTCCGGGGATAACGGGCTTCTTATGGAGATGAAGGGTCATCGGGAGGTCGGGCAATCCCCGTCCACGGATGCCGCCGCATCAGACAAACCCTGGCTGCCATACCAGGAAATAAATGAACCGGAAAGCACCAGTTTGGATGATCTGGAGGATGAAGCCTTAAACCTGTTGCGAGAGCTGGGACTGAATCCCTCCGAATATATCCCGGAAGATGGTGTGAAGGCCAACCCCAATAGATCCGAGGAAGAGGCCGAACCGGCTGATACCGTCGAACAATCCGAACCTGGCGATAGTGAGGCCGAGGCGGAGCCGGATCACAGCGATCTGGAGGAATTGAAGAGGATCGAAGAAATGGAAAGAAAGATGGCCGAGGAACTGGATCGATTGAAGCAGGAGCGGGAGAAGCTGAAGAAACGGAAGAAAAAGAAGTAA